GAGGAGCTGCAGATGTTCAACCGTGGGATCGGGGACTGGATCCACCGCCGCCGCGTCAAGTCGGCCGGGCACACCGCCGTCATCAGCGCCGCGGGCGAGCTGACCTACGACGCCTGGGCGGAGCGCATCGACCGCCTGGCCGACGCCCTGTCCGCCCGGGGCGTGGCCCCGGGGGACCGCGTGGCCTACCTGGGCGAGAACTACCCGTCCTTCCTCGAGGTGCTGTTCGCCGCCGGGTCCCTCGGGGCCGTCTTCGTCCCCCTGAACACCCGGCTCGCCCCGCCCGAGATCGGCTTCGCCCTCGAGGACTCCGGCTCCACCGTGCTCGTCGCCTCGGCCACGCTGGAACCGCTCGCCCTCGCGGGGAGCCGCGGGACCGGCGTCGGGCTCCTGGCGCTGGTGCAGGACGGCCCCCGGGCCGCGGCCGAGCGCCGCGACGGCGACCTCGAGCCGCTCGACTACGAGGACCTGGTGGCCTCCGGCCGGCCGGAGCGCCCGGACGTGGCCGTGGACCTGGACGACCTGGCGATCATCCTCTACACCTCCGGGACCACGGGCAAGCCCAAGGGCGCCATGCTCACCCACGGCAACCTGACGTGGAACGCCTTCAACGTCCTGGCCGACTTCGACGTCACGAGCGAGACGCGGGCGCTGATGATCGCCCCCATGTTCCACGTCGCCTCCCTCGGCATGGGCGCCCTGCCGACCCTGCTCAAGGGCGGCACGCTCGTGCTCGAGCCGCGCTTCGAGCCCGGCCGGGTCCTCCGGCTGATCGAGGAGCACGGCATCACCAGCATGTCCGGCGTGCCGACCACGTACCAGCTGCTGGCCGAGCACCCCGACTGGGACCGCACCGACCTGTCCTCCCTCCGCATCCTCACCTGCGGCGGCTCCGCGGTGCCCATCCGCGTGCTGGAGGCCTACGAGCAGCGGGGGCTCGCCATCGGCATGGGCTACGGCATGACCGAGACCTCGCCCGGCGCCACCGTCCTGCCGGCCCGCTTCTCGCGGCCGAAGCAGGGATCCGGCGGCCTGCCGCACTTCCACACCGCGGTGCGCGTGGTGGACCCCCTCGGCGAGCGCTGCGCCCCGGGGGACGTGGGCGAGATCCAGGTGCAGGGGCCCAACGTCATCTCCGCCTACTGGAACCGTCCCGAGGCCACCCAGGAGTCCTTCGTGCAGGCCGAGGGGGGCACGTGGCTGAAGACGGGGGACATGGGCTACCTCGACGAGGAGGGGTTCCTGTTCATCTCCGACCGGCTCAAGGACATGATCATCTCCGGGGGCGAGAACATCTACCCCGCCCAGGTGGAGCAGGCCATCGCCGAGCTCGAGGCGGTCGCCGCCGTCGCCGTGATCGGGGTGCCCGACGAGAAGTGGGGCGAGGTCCCGCGCGCCGTGGTCGTGGTCCGCGAGGGCCACGAGCTGACCGAGGAGCAGGTCATCGGCCACCTCGACGGCAAGCTCGCCCGGTACAAGATCCCGAAGTCCGTGGTGTTCGTGGACGAGATGCCGCGCACCGCCTCCGGCAAGATCCGCAAGCCGGACCTGCGCCGCCGGTACGGCGGCTGACCGGAGCCCGACGGCGGCGCCCCGGCCCGCGGGCCCGGCCCGCCGAGGCCGGGCGCGGGACTCAGCCGGCCGGCGTCGGGCGCTGGGCTGCCGCCAGGTCGCGGACGATCCGGGCCGCCGCGGCGCGCAGGACGTTGACGAGCGGGCGGGCCGGGGCGTCGTCGTTGGGCACCACCACCGAGACCGCGCCCAGGACCTCCCCGCGTGCCCCGAGCAGCGGCACCGCGACCCCGCGCGCGGCCGGGTGGACGTAGCCGTCCGTCACCACGTGACCCTCCCGGCGGATCGCCGCGAGCCGGCGCCGCAGGACCCCGGGATCGGCCAGCGGCGCGGGCAGCTGCCCCTGCCGCCGCGCGCCGTCCACGACGGCGTCCCGGTCCTCGGCCGCGAGGAAGGCGACCTGCGCCAGCCCGGAGGAGGAGAGCAGGGCCGGGGTGCGGCCGCCGATCATCGTGTAGTTCACCACCGCGTCCGGCGCGGAGAGTCGCTCGACGAAGACGACGTCCGTGCCCCGCAGCACGCCGAGCTGGACGTGCTGGCGCACCAGGTGATGGACGTGCTGGAGGTGCGGCCGGGCCGCCGAGCGCAGTCCGGCGGCGCCCGGGGTGCGGGCCGCCCACTCCCAGAGCCGGACGCCGAGCTGGTAGGTCCGGTCCGGGGAGCGCTCCACGAGCCCCAGGCGCTCGAGCTCGGCCAGCAGCCCGTGCGTGCTCGACAGCGGCATCCCCGTGCGGGCCGCCACCGCGGAGACCGTCAGGTGCACGCTGGCGGAGTCGAAGGCGTCCAGCACGTCCACCGCCCGGCTGAGGGACGACCGTCCCTCCGATGACCTCGCCATGGTCCCTCCTCCGCGTGCCCCGTCCGGGCCTGCCGTGCCCCTGCCGCGCCCGTCCTGCCGGCAGTACCGGGGCGCCGGCTTTCGCATGATGCGAAAGCCACCCTCCCGTCCCAGTGTGGCCGACCCTACGCTGGCCGCACCAGTGGCCGACCGCGGGGCCCGGCCTCGCATCCCGTGCGGCCTCGACCCCCGCCCCCTCGCCCCTCCCCACACCCACCCCCATCCCCAGCACCCAGGAGCAGACACCATGCCGGAGACCCTCGCCCAGGCCATCGACCGCGTCGGGAACCCCGTCGAGTTCCTGCGCAACCAGGACTGGCCGTCCATCACGTTCCCCATCCGCCCGGAGTTCACGAACTGGCGGGACGAACAGCGGGCGTGGCACGAGACGGTGGCGCTGATGGACCAGTCGCACCACATGACCCAGCTCTTCCTCGGCGGCGCGGACCTCATCCCGCTGCTCGAGTCCATCTCCCCGAACACGTTCGCCACCTTCCGCCCCGGCGTGGCCAAGCAGCTGATCTCCGTCAACCAGGACGGCTACCTCATCGGGGACGGCATCCTCTTCTACAACGAGGAGGGCCCCGAGGGGCTCGTGCTCGTGGGCCACCACATCCTCATCGACTGGGTCCGCTTCAACGTGGAGAAGGCCCAGGCCGCGGGCCGGGACGTCCACCAGCGGCTGGACCCGAACTCGACCATGCGGCAGGGCCCGCCGACCTTCTACCGCTACGAGCTCCAGGGCCCGGAGGCGAACCGGGTCATGGAGAAGGTCTTCGGCGGTCCCATCCCGGAGGTGAAGTTCTTCCACATCGCGGACGTCACGGTGGCGGGGCGGAACGTCAAGGCCCTGCGGCACGGCATGGCCGGCCAGCCCGGCTTCGAGTTCTACGGGCCGTGGGCCGACCACGAGGCCGTGCACTCCGCCATCCTCGAGGCCGGCCGCGCGTTCGGCATCCGGGAGGTCGGCGCCAAGGCGTACTCCTCCTCGCCGCTGGAGTCGGGATGGATCCCCACGCCGTTCCCCGCCATCTTCGGGGAGGACCTCGCCGAGTACCGGGAGTGGCTGCCGGCCGCCCGGGCGGGGTCGATCGGCGGCTCGCTGTACTCGACCGACGTGGAGGACTACTACGCCACCCCCTTCGACTTCGGCCTGGGGCGGTCCGTGCGGTTCGACCACGACTTCCACGGCCGCGAGGCGCTCGAGCGGCACGCGGCGAACCAGTCCCGGCGCAAGGTGACCCTCATCTGGCACGCGGAGGACGTGGCCGCCGTCGTGCGCTCGCAGGTGGAGGCGGGCACCCCGGCCAAGTACCTGGACTTCCCCAAGGCCCGCTACGGCTTCTACCAGATGGACGAGGTCCTGCTGGACGGCCGCCGCGTGGGCATCTCCACCGACGCCGGCTACGTGGCCCAGCCGCAGCTGTACATGTCCCTGGCCACCGTGGACCAGGACGTCCCCGAGGGCACCGTGGTGGAGGTGGTGTGGGGCGAGGACCCGGTCTCCGCCAAGCCGCAGGTGGACCGCAACCACCGCCAGGTGCGCATCCGTGCCACCGTGGCCCCGGCGCCGTACCAGGAGTACGCGCGCACCACGTACCGGCAGGACGCCTACGCCTGATCACTGCCGGCCGCCGCCCGTCCGGACGTGGTCCGGGCGGGCGGCGGCCGTCCGGGGCCAGGCGACGCGT
This genomic window from Citricoccus sp. SGAir0253 contains:
- a CDS encoding long-chain fatty acid--CoA ligase, whose product is MFNRGIGDWIHRRRVKSAGHTAVISAAGELTYDAWAERIDRLADALSARGVAPGDRVAYLGENYPSFLEVLFAAGSLGAVFVPLNTRLAPPEIGFALEDSGSTVLVASATLEPLALAGSRGTGVGLLALVQDGPRAAAERRDGDLEPLDYEDLVASGRPERPDVAVDLDDLAIILYTSGTTGKPKGAMLTHGNLTWNAFNVLADFDVTSETRALMIAPMFHVASLGMGALPTLLKGGTLVLEPRFEPGRVLRLIEEHGITSMSGVPTTYQLLAEHPDWDRTDLSSLRILTCGGSAVPIRVLEAYEQRGLAIGMGYGMTETSPGATVLPARFSRPKQGSGGLPHFHTAVRVVDPLGERCAPGDVGEIQVQGPNVISAYWNRPEATQESFVQAEGGTWLKTGDMGYLDEEGFLFISDRLKDMIISGGENIYPAQVEQAIAELEAVAAVAVIGVPDEKWGEVPRAVVVVREGHELTEEQVIGHLDGKLARYKIPKSVVFVDEMPRTASGKIRKPDLRRRYGG
- a CDS encoding IclR family transcriptional regulator, encoding MARSSEGRSSLSRAVDVLDAFDSASVHLTVSAVAARTGMPLSSTHGLLAELERLGLVERSPDRTYQLGVRLWEWAARTPGAAGLRSAARPHLQHVHHLVRQHVQLGVLRGTDVVFVERLSAPDAVVNYTMIGGRTPALLSSSGLAQVAFLAAEDRDAVVDGARRQGQLPAPLADPGVLRRRLAAIRREGHVVTDGYVHPAARGVAVPLLGARGEVLGAVSVVVPNDDAPARPLVNVLRAAAARIVRDLAAAQRPTPAG
- a CDS encoding aminomethyltransferase family protein; this translates as MPETLAQAIDRVGNPVEFLRNQDWPSITFPIRPEFTNWRDEQRAWHETVALMDQSHHMTQLFLGGADLIPLLESISPNTFATFRPGVAKQLISVNQDGYLIGDGILFYNEEGPEGLVLVGHHILIDWVRFNVEKAQAAGRDVHQRLDPNSTMRQGPPTFYRYELQGPEANRVMEKVFGGPIPEVKFFHIADVTVAGRNVKALRHGMAGQPGFEFYGPWADHEAVHSAILEAGRAFGIREVGAKAYSSSPLESGWIPTPFPAIFGEDLAEYREWLPAARAGSIGGSLYSTDVEDYYATPFDFGLGRSVRFDHDFHGREALERHAANQSRRKVTLIWHAEDVAAVVRSQVEAGTPAKYLDFPKARYGFYQMDEVLLDGRRVGISTDAGYVAQPQLYMSLATVDQDVPEGTVVEVVWGEDPVSAKPQVDRNHRQVRIRATVAPAPYQEYARTTYRQDAYA